AGGCTTCAATAGGCGTATTGTGTTCGGCCCATCACCCGTTCCTGTACCCCAGCCCGCGGCGTCCCTCGGTGGCCTGGACAGCAGTTTTGGTACAGAGCGATCTTTCGAAACAGCACATGTTATATGGGCCCGGTGACATGTGTGGAGCAGGTGGATCCACGCGTGTGGGTTTCCTCGGCATTACCCTCTCCTCCACAGAAAGCTTGCGTCCGCGGCTGCTCTCTTTTTCCACACGGGCGCGTTGCGGCGGCGATTCCCCACCGGCGAGATTTCGACGGACGAACTGGAGGTCAACGGGTATGTTCTTGTTCCTCCAAGTTCTCTCTCCCCCTAGTTCCTCCCCCCACTTTTCTTTGCAAATCCATTCACTGATGGCGGTTTGACTGCAGGAGCGGTGGAGCTAACATCACCGGATGGAAAAGTGATGTGTTCCCGGTGGAATCCCAAGATTCCATGAGTGCTCCATCCCTAGAGCTTGAGAAGGACGAAGAAGCAGCGGTGGTTGGAGATGGGCAGAGATACGAGGTGTGCTCTGAAGCTACAAGCGGCTGGACGAGGAGGTGCGGTTTTTTCTGTCCCCCATCATGCTTCATTCGCATCTGTTCAGCTTAAGAGATGCATTCTCGACATACCCTGCTGGTACAATCCTGTGATGGATTATTTAGAAAGACCAAATATCAAACAGTTAAGTCTCTGATTTGTGCTGTTTGAGTCGTGTCCGTAGTAGGAGACGTAGAGAGTAATGGTTTCAGGTTGTTCGTTTTAGATTTCTGAATAGCTTTCTGGTTTGTTTTTTGGATTCTAGGATTAATAAGACAAACCTGTCATTGACACATAGTATCTGTGATGTTTGGATTCCTAGCATGCTCTGTTGGATCTTGAAATTATGGGTGTTTTTTGTGGATGTAGCAGGCTGCAAAAATAGATAGAATGAGTTATGCTAATCATGGGCATGCATATTTGGATTACGTAACTAGAGCTGCTTTCTTATGGTGAAATACATAAATGCAAATTAGTAGGCGATACTGAACTATGTAGTTTTTTTATTTTAAGCGTGGCGTCTGACATTTAGGCAAGAGTAAGCGAGATAACTTTTTGTTGTGATTATGGCTGGAGTACTGAGACTCATCACGCATGCAGACACAAAATCTGTCTTGTTTGGATTCTAGGATGAGTGTGCTGGACCTTAAAAAGATGGCTGATTCTGTATTCAAAAAGTCTGAAAAAAAAGAGGATGAGTTATACCAATTATGGTTGTGGATTTGGCTTCTGTAAGTAGAGCTGGTTTCCGATGGTGACAGGAGAAATGCATTTTTTCAGCTAATAGTGAGCTGGATATGTGTATGTGATTTCTACTGTGGCGTTTGATATCTATGCAGCGGGGAGCCATATTTCATTAGTTTTTTTTTTGGATTTCTCTAGTCTCTTGTGGTAGTAGGTATCTTGATCATACGAAGTTTTCCGGCACATACAGATCTTTTGCTGTTATTGATTTATGCTAGTGCTATATCATGAATAGATAACTAATTGATGGCTGTTCTTTTTGATGCGACACACTGGCTCAGGGTGAGGCTCGGGAAAGCACCTGGTGAGAGGGACATGAACCACGACAGGAAAACCGCGGTTGAGCTGTTTGTCCGTGCTTATGCTGAAAAATGTGAAGGGCATGTCATCAATCCAACAATTGGCACGGAATTTGACTCGTTGGATGAGGCATATGAGTTCTACAACCTATATTCATGGGAAACTGGGTTTGGTATACTGCTGGCGAAGAGCAGGCTCAATGTGCAGAGAACAAGATGTATGCAAGAGATTGTGTGTGCATGCGCGGTACGTTTGTCTAAAAAAAAGCATGCTTCTTCCTGGTTTTTTGCACGGTACGTCTGTGTAAATTCAGATCAACCGCTCGTGTCTTACAATGTGCTGCTGTTTACCAAACAAAAATCTTGGTTTTTTGCACGAGCTGCTGAAAGTTTCTTCCTGGTAAATTGTGAAATGTATCAATAGTTTTGGACTGAAATCTGCCATCATATAGATATGCATTTGATAAGTTCCCCACATGAACATGTGTCTTCTTCTCAAACACATTTCCAAGCTACACGACGAGCAAACCTCAGGAGAGACTAGGTACTTGATCACCAAATACGGATGGTCGACCGCTAACGATGTAGGCATGTCAGACAACCAGCATACCCCGATTTGGAAAGACATTATGaaaggcctcgccctcttccggGACACCACCCGGGTTAGCATCGGTAATGGAACCACTACCTCCTTCTGGCTTGACCTTTGGCTCCCTCGCTCAGCTCAAACCCTAGCCCTACAATTTCCGGCTCTGTTTTCACACTCCAATCGAGTCCACACATCAGTGGCACGCGCTTTGACATCGAACAACCTCACCTTGGATCTAACACCTAGGTTGTCTCACGCAGCCGAATGCGAACTGCTTGAACTACGCACTATATTGGCCACGGTGAACTTAAATATGCAGGTTGCTGACAGGAGAACTACAAGGGACGCTGAGAAACCTTTCACCGCTAAGCTTGCTTACCAAGCGGTTTGGAGGACAAAGCCCACGGACACGCTCGCCCCGGCCATCTGGCGGAACTACGCCCCAAATAAATGTCGACTCTACCTCTGGCTTGCCCGCTAGGACTGCCTCTTCACGAATGAACGACGGTTCAGACGGGGCATTGCTACTTCAGCCGCATGCCCCTTCTGCGACCACTGTGAATCCATCAACCACCTCCTTCTCGAATGTCAGCACCTAGCTCCACTTTGGGGGGAGCTCGACAGCCTCTGTCCGCGTGCGCCACAGGGGCTGCTCCAAGCTTGGGAGGGCGAATGGCACAACAAAACTAGATCAACAGTTCTACTAGCCGTTCTTTGGAATATCTGGAAGCGACGGAACGCCAAGGTCTCTTGGAACATACATCTTGGGCTTCATGATGTGGCAAGCTCCGCTGCGGAAGATCTTAAACTTTGGTCCCACCGCTGTAATAATATTCAAAAACAAATTCAACTCAGGGACTGGGGCTCCATGTTGTTCCACCTTGCCGGGAGAATTTAGCCCCCCGCTACATGTAATTTTATTCCCTCCTTAACCCCCATGTACTCTCTGTTCTCCCTGAGATCTGTAACACCCCGACGGTTGGCAATAAAGGTTCAGGCAGGCGTAAGCCCACCGTTGAAGCGTCAAAAAAAAGTTCCCTGTCAGCGATCCATTTGACTCACTAGGGCGTATGTTTGTAAATACTGTAATGTATTTGTACCGTTTGTGAACCATATCAAATTGCTAAGGTGGGTGATGGGTATTCCAATTATGCATAGTTCCTAGTTCTGTACGTAGATCATGATGTGTGTATTAGTAAAAATCAGCACATGTTGTGTGTTAGCTTAAGTTATTTTGTCAAAATGTGTCGATTTTCAATTCAGTTCTAGTGATAATGGTTTGTGTTGTCTCATCAGGGTGAGTGTGGGAAAAGCATATCTGGAGAATTTGGAGAGGGAGGCCTGACCGAAAAAGTGCTCGCAAGCTAACTGCAAGCTGGTTGGTAAAGAGGGCTTGAGTGGGTAAATTAAAAGATGACTTAGCTGTCAATGTAAGGCAGTTGATATTTCAGTCATTTTCGACTTCGATTCAGGTGGTGTTTGGTTCtctagtcctaggactttttctagtcccaactaaaaagtccctagtccctaaaaagtccctccctATTTGTTTCCAgagactaaaaagtccctagtccctttctagaggttattaaatgaccatATTGCCCCTAGTATATAGAAAAATAACAATCAAACAACACCATGGGGTGGCGGGCCAATGGGTGCATGGAGGGGTGGAAAAGTCccaaaaagtcccaaaaagactcgcCTTAAGAGTCTTCTTCATTTAGTCTCAAATGCCTAGtttagtccctaaaaagtccctcccgtttggtAAAAAAGTCTGTAAgaaggactttttctagtccctacacaaaaaagtccctggaaacaaacaccccctCAGTTGTGGTCTGCATGCTAATCTGTGCAAAATTAAATACATGTGATATATCGTGCATATGGTGATGGTACATTGGAGTTAGGAGGTGATCAAGGGTCCAAAGAATTTCATGGCACAAATGTGTGACTATGCTTTCGATTGAAAATGTTGTGCCAGCGATTGGTAATCACAAACAGGTTATGGAAATGGATAAGCAATGTGCATAGTCATCTGTGGAAGTTAATATTGAGTTTCAACTAACATTAGATATTTGTCAgtaaatactactccctccgtaaaaaaatataaaagcgtttagattattaaagtagtgatctaaacactcttatactcctatttctttacagagggagtaccagTTAACTACCTTGCTATCATTACATACACTCTGATGTGTAAGTCCTCGTCCTGTTTACTCTCTAATCCAATATTGTAATCGGGAGAGCGGTTAATTTTATTTGCCAGTACTCACGGCACAGTTGGCGCGTGATTGGAGCAAAGAACTTGTGCCAGTCGCTTACAGCGTACTGGTCAGTTCTGTACAGGTGTTCATGAAACCTTGTAAACATGTTAATGCGTGGCTGTTTATACAGGTTAAATAAGTTAACAGCATTGGCATTAATTTATCAAACTCGAGCCTACAGGTCATGGTTCATCTACGTGCACATTCAAACTTCTGGTAGACTAACGAGTGTAGGATGTCAAATAGATAAAATTGATTCCCAGATTAAATATAGAAGTTTTCACACTAACGGGCAGAACTTGAGGAGTTTTATTTGTGCAGCCGCAAAAAACAAATTAATCTGGATGCGCTTAATCAAGGGTGGCTAATATAATGAAGAACAAATCTTAACAGTCAGCTGGCCGGCATTGCTCCACGATCCCTCTAGTCGAACTTGTGGCCAGCCATGGAATCCGGTCACGTACAGGTCTGCGTCTTACTGTGCATGGCTATGCACTCAGCTCGACGCAGTGTGCGTACATGTCAGACCAAGTGGTGGAAGTTTAGATTCGTTTGCATGTGATGGGACCTACCTGGCTGCGACCAAAGTGAGGTCGCAGACGTGAAGCGCTAATGCAAATCGGCCATTATAGATGAACATGGCGCAATTAGTCAAGACTAATACTTCTGGATCTATCGCATTCACCGTTAGGACGCACATGTGGCTAAGCTGTTCCAAATTTCTAGCGTGTAAAACAGATAAAACTTAAGTCCAAGTTTAGTGCTACTGGCTTTTAAACACAAACAGCGGCGTAACCGTGCTGCATTTGCTAGTCAAAACGGACAGACGAATTAACATCAAACAAAATAAACTTGCTTAGTTCGTGGAGAGCTAATGGTGAACGAACATGCGTGTTCGCTGGCCGCCAGTGCTCCACGTCCGCCCTTGACCAGCTAGTGGTCTCCGCTGGCCAACGATCCTCCACGGCATGCACGCATAGGTCTACAGCTCCCATAGCAGTGCGTACATGTCAGGGGCACGTCTGAGTTTAGATGACTTTGCATGTGCGTGGGGCCTCTCTGGTCCTACACGGGCGCTCTCCTCTGATCACCAATCGACCACGACGTGCATGCACGGGTCGTACAAGTCTGCACGCGCATGGGGCATCAGTACTAAAAAGCCCAACGCTGTGCGTACATGTCAGTTGAGTGTAAGAGCCCTAGGTGCTTTTGCATGTGGGTGGGCCAGAGCTGGTTGAATACAAGCTGAAAATAAATAGAATACAGGCGGTATACACTCACAGCGGGAATCCCAATGCTGGCCAGACAGCAGGGATAGCGGCCTGCCTGTAGCACGGCCACCAAACGCATTTTTCGAGTATGGAGCCTCCTTTCTGCGTGGATGCATGCTGCGGTGCAGCGATAGACGTCAGGCCAGCTCAGATCCCTAGTGCGCATGTGAATGGCCGGGATGAAAACTGCACGAGTTCCTCGGCCTCCATTGGCATTTTTCTGTGAAGCTCCTTCTGAAAAAAGTTCGTCGTACCATTCTCTTAACCAGCCACGAGTTCGATATCCACACCACAATCTACATCTACTACTACATAGACAGACGGGCTCCCGCCTGAGCAACCCGCACCACAAGAACGAGCCAATGGAGATCGAGCTCTGGCTCATCTGTGCGACGCTCGCGGTCGTCTCGCTCCTCTACTTCCTGGCCAACCCGACACGCCGTGCGGGCACCCGGCGGATGCCGCCGGGCCCCACGCCGCTGCCCGTCATCGGCAACGTGCTCAGCCTCCGCGGCGGCAACCTCCACCACACCCTCGCGGGCCTCGCGCGCGCCCACGGCCCCGTCATGACGCTCAGGCTCGGCCTCACCACCGCCGTGGTGGTGTCCTCGCGCGACGCGGCCCGGGAGGCGTTCACCAGGCACGACCGCCGCCTGGCCGCGCGCGCCGTCCCTGACGCCGCGCGCGGCCTCGGCTTCGCCGACCGGTCCATGGTGTGGCTGCCCAGCTCCGACCCGCTCTGGAAGAGCCTGCGCGGCATCGCGGCCGCCCACGCCTTCTCCCCGCGCGCCCTCGCCGCGGCGCGCGGCGTCCGCGAGCGCAAGGTGCGCGACATGGTGGGCCACTTCCGCGGCCGCGCCGGGAGGGAGGTGGACGTCGGCCAGGCCTTGTACGCCGGCGTGCTCAACCTCGTGTCGAGCGCGCTCTGCTCCGTCGACGTGGTCGACATGGGCGCCGCCGAGCCGGGGCAGGGCGTGCGGGAGCTCGTCGAGGACCTCGTCGCGGTGATCGCCAAGCCCAACGTCTCCGACCTCGTCCCTTTCCTCCGGGGGCTCGACTTGCAAGGGTGGCGTCGCTGGTCGGCGATACGGATCGGGAAAATCTTCCGCATATTGGACGGCATAATCGACCGTCGTATGGCATTGACAGCTGCGGCTGCCAACACGTCCACGGAGGAGAAGCATGGTGATTTCCTGGACGTGCTCCTCGAGCTCTTCTCCACGGGCAAGATCGCCCGCGACGGCCTGACGGCCATACTGTTCGAC
This sequence is a window from Aegilops tauschii subsp. strangulata cultivar AL8/78 chromosome 7, Aet v6.0, whole genome shotgun sequence. Protein-coding genes within it:
- the LOC109755511 gene encoding uncharacterized protein encodes the protein MGKIGNRWQDVDVVPSIADSWRYATIVTRGHDGFVLGSHKQEESLDQKESLLDANLEVANEYNKELSKDDFEWDSVDENVVTTVDWPKKDIHYAPAHLFWWIHACGFPRHYPLLHRKLASAAALFFHTGALRRRFPTGEISTDELEVNGSGGANITGWKSDVFPVESQDSMSAPSLELEKDEEAAVVGDGQRYEVCSEATSGWTRRVRLGKAPGERDMNHDRKTAVELFVRAYAEKCEGHVINPTIGTEFDSLDEAYEFYNLYSWETGFGILLAKSRLNVQRTRCMQEIVCACAGECGKSISGEFGEGGLTEKVLAS
- the LOC109755520 gene encoding cytochrome P450 76M5: MEIELWLICATLAVVSLLYFLANPTRRAGTRRMPPGPTPLPVIGNVLSLRGGNLHHTLAGLARAHGPVMTLRLGLTTAVVVSSRDAAREAFTRHDRRLAARAVPDAARGLGFADRSMVWLPSSDPLWKSLRGIAAAHAFSPRALAAARGVRERKVRDMVGHFRGRAGREVDVGQALYAGVLNLVSSALCSVDVVDMGAAEPGQGVRELVEDLVAVIAKPNVSDLVPFLRGLDLQGWRRWSAIRIGKIFRILDGIIDRRMALTAAAANTSTEEKHGDFLDVLLELFSTGKIARDGLTAILFDLFSAGSDTMALTVEWAMAELLRNPGVMAKVRTEIDDTLGGKETIGETDAAGLPYLQAVVKEAMRLHPVAPILLPHRAVEEGVEIGGYAVPEGSTVIFNAWAIMRDPAAWERPDEFVPERFLGVADQVVDFRGKAFEFIPFGSGRRLCPGVPMAERVVPFILASLLRAFEWRLPDGVWAEELDVSERFTTANVMAVPLKAVPVVVTE